ATTTGCTGGATAAACGGCGAGTCAGCGCCCGGAAAGCGCTGGCTTGACTGGACCAGTCGGTTACAGCAATTTTTGAACCGTCGCTTGTATTTGGGGCTGTTCTCGTTCGAAAGCCACTTTGCTCATTACGCAAGCGGCAGTTATTACAAGCGTCATTACGACGCGTTTAGAGGTGAAACCAACCGCATCCTGTCACTGGTTACCTATCTGAACCCTGGGTGGGCACATGATGATGGGGGCGAAATGGTACTCTATCGGGATGACAATGACCTTGAAGGCATAAAAGTGGTCCCTTTGCACGGCACACTTGCCTTGTTTTTGAGTGAAGAGTTCCCACATGAAGTACTTCCTGCTAAGCGGGACAGATACTCTGTTGCAGGCTGGTTCAGGGTAAATACCTCGATTGCGGGTAAGATAGATCCCCCAAGATAAAATCTGGCGCTAAGCCCGGACAAAGCACCTTGTCCGGGACTTAGGTATTAGGCCCAAGTATCTAAATGTTGCTCTTCGTCGTCGATCTCACTATCATCTTCGTCTTTTTTGCGCGCATCTTCCTCTTTATGCTTTTGCTGCGCCATCTCCAGTAGGTGCTTTTTACGCTTAATCCTTTCTGTTCGATTGTCAAGCACTCCTGCAACTTTAAACGGGCCATCATGACTCACCTGCAACCGAACTATCGGCGCCAGAAACGGCTTAAATGCATCCATAATCCACCTCATTTCGTGGTATTTCATGCCTTTATTATCGACAGTTATAATTTATTCTTTAATTTATGCAAAAAAGTACTTGCGCGCAATTCATCTCCTGTGTTTATCTATAAATACATTTTGAGCGCCTGATGCGC
The DNA window shown above is from Pseudoalteromonas viridis and carries:
- a CDS encoding 2OG-Fe(II) oxygenase, which translates into the protein MAALVHFRAGHDDSTTDDTLFSLIADDLLSQGYSIRPGALPCDLADDLLAYQHSLSTQKYEHAGIGRGDDFLHNDFVRTDEICWINGESAPGKRWLDWTSRLQQFLNRRLYLGLFSFESHFAHYASGSYYKRHYDAFRGETNRILSLVTYLNPGWAHDDGGEMVLYRDDNDLEGIKVVPLHGTLALFLSEEFPHEVLPAKRDRYSVAGWFRVNTSIAGKIDPPR